Part of the Pseudomonas sp. P8_241 genome is shown below.
GTTGGGTGTTCTAGGCAACATACCTGTCGCGTTCGCTGCGCCGGGGAAACGCAACACCTTTAAATAGAAGCGTAAGGAGAATCACCATGTTGAGCTGGGCAATCACATTCCTGATCATTGCCATTGTCGCTGCCGTATTGGGCTTCGGTGGTATCGCGGGCACCGCCACGGGTATCGCCAAGATTCTGTTTGTCGTGTTCCTGGTGA
Proteins encoded:
- a CDS encoding DUF1328 domain-containing protein, producing MLSWAITFLIIAIVAAVLGFGGIAGTATGIAKILFVVFLVMFIASFFFGRRGRG